In Longimicrobium sp., the following proteins share a genomic window:
- a CDS encoding ArsR family transcriptional regulator has protein sequence MQATQWIERLLASTRGQIVGLLRRSARTVNELADELGLTDNAVRSHLSALERDGLVKQERSTGRRSVGKPAFVYTLTPEADGLLPKAYAPVLGLLLGVLGERLGAEETEELLREVGRRAAAGRGEQGQDIRMRIEAAYGVLGELGGVADIEEGEGTVVIRGYSCPLAAVVPGNPGVCRLAETLLTELIGVPVREQCQKGERPRCCFEIPLPGGGGAEAHVAGG, from the coding sequence ATGCAGGCGACCCAGTGGATCGAGCGGCTCCTTGCCAGCACCCGCGGGCAGATCGTGGGGCTCCTCCGCCGTTCGGCCCGGACGGTGAACGAGCTGGCCGACGAGCTGGGGCTCACGGACAACGCCGTCCGCTCGCACCTTTCCGCGCTGGAGCGCGACGGGCTGGTGAAGCAGGAACGGAGCACGGGCCGGCGCTCCGTGGGGAAGCCGGCGTTCGTCTACACTCTCACGCCCGAGGCGGACGGGCTGCTTCCCAAGGCGTACGCGCCGGTGCTCGGACTGCTGCTGGGCGTGCTGGGGGAGCGGCTGGGGGCGGAGGAGACGGAAGAGCTGCTTCGCGAGGTGGGGCGGCGCGCGGCCGCGGGGCGCGGAGAGCAGGGTCAGGACATCCGCATGCGGATCGAGGCGGCGTACGGGGTGCTCGGGGAGCTGGGGGGCGTGGCGGACATCGAGGAGGGAGAGGGGACCGTGGTGATCCGCGGCTACAGCTGCCCGCTCGCGGCGGTGGTGCCCGGCAACCCCGGCGTGTGCCGCCTGGCGGAGACGCTGCTCACCGAGCTGATCGGCGTGCCGGTGCGCGAGCAGTGCCAGAAGGGTGAGCGGCCGCGCTGCTGTTTTGAGATTCCGCTGCCGGGCGGGGGTGGCGCCGAGGCCCACGTCGCCGGGGGTTGA